Part of the Geodermatophilus obscurus DSM 43160 genome is shown below.
CCGGCCGGACGGCGACAGCAGCCCGATCCGGTCGTAGTGGTGCAGCGTGCGCACCGTCACCCCGGCCAGCGCTGCGACCTGACCCACGTTCACCGGCTCCTCCTCCCTGACGGCGACGAGTGCACAGCCTGACGTTGCGTCAGGGTCAAGCGCGATGTCACCCGGGTGCGGCAGGGTGCCGGCATGGACGGGAAGACTGCCCTGCTGGAGTACCTGCGCGCCCGCCGGGCCGACCTGCTGACCAAGCTCGACGGCCTGGGGGAGTACGACGTCCGGCGGCCGATGACGCCCACCGGCACCAACCTGCTCGGCCTGGTCAAGCACGTCTCCTATGTGCAGCTGGGCTACTTCGGTGAGGTGTTCGGCCGGCCGAGCGGGCGGTCCTACCCGTGGGACGCCGAGGGCGCGGAGGAGGGCGTCGACCTGTGGGCGGCGCCGGAGGAGACCCGCGCCGACGTCCTCGAGCTGTACGCGTCCGCCGCCGCACACGCCGACGCGACGATCGAGGAGCTGCCGCTCGACGCCACCGGCACGGTGCCCTGGTGGCGGGAGGAGCGCCGGCACCCGACCCTGCACACGGTCCTCGTGCACGTGGGCGGAGAGGTCGCCCGGCACGTCGGGCACGCCGACGTCCTCCGCGAGCTGATCGACGGGTCGGCCGGGGTGAGCTCCCCGGGGGACAACCTGCCCGAGCGCAGCGCGGCCGAGTGGGCGGCGTTCCGGGAGCGCATCGAGGCCGCCGCGCGGCAGGCGGCCGGCCTCCCCACCCCGAGCGGTGCGCCGCCGGGAGATGGGTGAGGATCGCAGCATGGCCGCCGACGTCTCGCCCGACGACCCGTTCCCCCGCCAGCGCGTCCGGGTCGACCGCCGGGCCGACGGCAACCTGCAGATGGCCTACGTCGAGGCGGGGGAGGGCGACCCGATCGTCTTCCTGCACGGCAACCCCACGTCGTCCTACCTGTGGCGCAACGTCATCCCGCACGTGCAGCACCTCGGCCGCTGTCTCGCGCCGGACCTGATCGGCATGGGGGAGTCGGACAAGCTGCCCGACCCGACCCGCGGCAGCTACTCGTTCTCGGCCCACGCCGGTTTCCTGGAGCGGTTCCTCGAGGCGGTCGGCGCCACCGAGCGGGTCACCTTCGTGCTGCACGACTGGGGCTCGGCGCTGGGCTTCGACTGGGCACACCGCCACCCCGGTGCGGTCCGCGGCATCGCCTTCACCGAGGCGCTGGTCGTCCCGCTGACCTGGGCCGACTGGCCGGCCGCCGCGCGGGGGATCTTCCGCACCATGCGCGGCCCGGACGGTGAGGCCGCCGTGCTGGAGAAGAACGTGTTCGTCGAGCGGATCCTGCCGGCGTCGGTCGCCCGGGGCCTGAGCGCGGAGGCGCACGCCCGCTACCGCGAGCCCTTCGCCGATCCGGCGCACCGCTGGCCCACGCTGGAGTGGCCGCGGCAGCTCCCGATCGAGAACGTGCCGCCGAAGGTCCGCGACGTCGTCGCCCGGTACGGCCAGTGGCTGCGCACCAGCGACGTCCCCAAGCTGTTCGTCAACGCCGACCCGGGCTCGATCCTGGTCGGCCGGCCGCGGGCGTTCGTGCGCAAGTGGGAGGCGCTGACCGAGGTGACCGTGCCCGGTGCGCACTTCGTGCCCGAGGACTCGCCGCACGAGATCGGCCGCGCGCTGGCCGACTGGATCCCGACGCTGCGGTAGCCGATCCCGGGCGCTGCCCGCGGCCGGGTCCGCCGGCCGGGGACCTCCCACCGAGGCGCTCAGGCGGGAAGTGCAGGTGCACGCACCGCCTGAGGACTGCAGGAGACGACACCCGCGTGTCCGGGTCGTCCGTCGCCTGCACCGACGGCGGGAGCGAGGTCACCGCGTCCTGCGGCCCGCGCGCAGCGCCTCGGCGGTCTTCTCCACGCGGGCGGCGCGGGTCTCGGGCTTCTTGGCGTCCTCGACCCAGCGCACCCACTCCTTGCGGTGCGAGGGGGCCAGGCCGTCGAAGAAGGCCCGCGCGCCGTCGTCCAGCGCTGCGGCGAGGTCCTCGGGGAGCGGGGTCTCCCGCGGCGCGGTGTCGAGCTCCACCCGGACGTCGACCTCCTGCCCGGCCTGCAGTCCGGCGGCCTCGCGGTGCTCGGCGGCCAGCGGGATCCAGAACGCCCCGCCCATCGGCGCGACCGTCGTCCGGTAGCCGTACCCGCCCAGGGTGACGGTGACCGGCGGCCGCCTGCCGCCGCCCAGGGCCGCGACGACCTCGTCGGGCACCTGCAGCCCCGTCGCCGTCTTCCCGCTCTGCACGACCGTTGTCCGGAACTCCACGTCGGGAGGATAGGTGCGGCCCCCTGCAGGGACCCGCCGCAGGCCTCGTCCCGGGTCCCGCCGGCCCCCTGCAGGGTCCCGCCGCGAGCTTGCGAGCGACGGGGGGCAGGGGGTCCTCTTTCGAAGGGTGGGGAGGACGGGGTCCTTCCACGGTGGGGGGCAGGGGGTCCTTCTACTAGTCGAGCGCTCGGCGGCGGAAGCCGATGAGGCTGGTCACCCCGAAGACGACGAGGAAGCCGGCCAGCGCCACCGCGCACAGCCACAGCGGCAGGTGCGG
Proteins encoded:
- a CDS encoding DinB family protein, which produces MDGKTALLEYLRARRADLLTKLDGLGEYDVRRPMTPTGTNLLGLVKHVSYVQLGYFGEVFGRPSGRSYPWDAEGAEEGVDLWAAPEETRADVLELYASAAAHADATIEELPLDATGTVPWWREERRHPTLHTVLVHVGGEVARHVGHADVLRELIDGSAGVSSPGDNLPERSAAEWAAFRERIEAAARQAAGLPTPSGAPPGDG
- a CDS encoding haloalkane dehalogenase, with product MAADVSPDDPFPRQRVRVDRRADGNLQMAYVEAGEGDPIVFLHGNPTSSYLWRNVIPHVQHLGRCLAPDLIGMGESDKLPDPTRGSYSFSAHAGFLERFLEAVGATERVTFVLHDWGSALGFDWAHRHPGAVRGIAFTEALVVPLTWADWPAAARGIFRTMRGPDGEAAVLEKNVFVERILPASVARGLSAEAHARYREPFADPAHRWPTLEWPRQLPIENVPPKVRDVVARYGQWLRTSDVPKLFVNADPGSILVGRPRAFVRKWEALTEVTVPGAHFVPEDSPHEIGRALADWIPTLR
- a CDS encoding YdeI/OmpD-associated family protein, which encodes MEFRTTVVQSGKTATGLQVPDEVVAALGGGRRPPVTVTLGGYGYRTTVAPMGGAFWIPLAAEHREAAGLQAGQEVDVRVELDTAPRETPLPEDLAAALDDGARAFFDGLAPSHRKEWVRWVEDAKKPETRAARVEKTAEALRAGRRTR